The Sandaracinobacteroides saxicola nucleotide sequence AACCCCCCGCCCTTCCCCCGGAAAAAGGTGGCCGCAAAGGCCCCGAACCCACCCGCTATGGCGACTGGGAGAACAAGGGCATCTGTTCGGATTTTTAAGCGGTAAACTCACAAAAGTTGCCGCTCCCCAAGCTCCACGCTAAACCTGCTCGGCAGTGAAGGAAGGCTGATGACGGAAACGCCATTCGTAGAACGCAGGTTCGAGCTCAATGGCGGTGCGTTGACTGTCCGCTTTTTCACGCCATCAAAGGCACCTGGAGGCGAATTCCAGTGCCATTATTTCATAGGATGGCCGGGGCGGGAGGTTCGCCGGTATGCGTGCGGGGAAGATGGCCTTCAAGCACTCATGCTGGCCCTGCGCACAGTTCATTCCGACCTTGTCCACAGTGATGCTTACAAGGCCGGACACCTTACGTGGTGTGATCAGGCTGATCTTGACCTTCCGCCTACTTGGGGCGTTGGGCCACTATATGACCAGCCCCCACAGCCATAAGCCTTGGCGGCATGTTTAGCTTATGGTTCAACGTCGGCATCAGCCGCCATAACCTGACAGACTTTGAGTCTACGGCTTAGGTCACAGCCCGCAACGCCGCCCCCAGCCGCGCCACCGCCGCGTCCAGCGTCGCCGCCGCCTTGGCATGGCACAGCCGCAGGATGTGCCGCGGGCCATCGTTCTCGTAAAAGGCGCTCACCGGAATCCCCGCCACGCCATGGTCGGCGATCAGCCGCGCATTGAACGCCGCGTCATCCATCGCCACGCCCGACGCCGCCAGGTCCACATTCAAAAACCAGGTCGCGTCGGACGGCAGCACCGCATAGCCCGCCTCCCGCAGCCCCGCCGCCAGCCGCGCCCGCCTGCCCGCGATTTCGGCCCGCATCGCCGCCAGCCAGCCGGCATCGTCCGCCAGCCCCCGCGCCACCGCCATCTGCAGGGAAGGCGGCGTGGTGAAGGTCAGAAACTGGTGCACCGCCCGCAGCCGCGCGCCCAGCGCCGGCGCCGCGCACAGCCACCCCACCTTCCACCCCGTCAGCGCGAAAATCTTCCCCGCGCTCCCCACCTTCACCGTCCGTGCCGCCAGCCGCGCATCCGCCAGCATCGACGCATGCGCCACGCCCGGGTCGAGCACCCACTCCCACACCTCGTCACACAGCAGCCAGGCGTCGTTCGCCAGCACCGCGTCGGCCAGCGCCGCCCGGTCGTCGGCATGCAGCCGTGTGCCGCACGGATTGACCGGATCATTCACGATCAGCAGCCGGGCCCCCTCGGCCGCCCGCGCCAGCTCTTGCCGGTCGATGCGCCAGTCCGGCGGCCGCACCTCGATGGCCCGCACCACGCCCCCCGCCCGCCGCACCAACGGCGCATAGGCATCATAGGCCGGCTCGATGATCACCACCGCATCGCCCGGCTCCACCAGGGCGAAAATCGCGCACGCCAGCGCCTCGGTCGCGCCGCTCGTCACCGTCACGCCGTCCATGGGCTCGATCGCCAGCCCCAGATGCCGCGCATAATGGTCCGCCACCGCCACCCGGAGTTCCGGCAAGCCCGCCATCGGCGGATAATGGTGCGGGCCGTCGATCACCGCCCGCGCCGCCGCCTCCCGCACCGCCAGCGGCCCGCAGCCATCGGGAAAGCCCTGCCCCAGGTTGATGGCCCCGCTCGCCCGGCACGCGGCGGATGTCGCCTCGAACACCGTGGTCTTCGGCGCAATCAGCACGCTCATCTCTTCAGCTTCGCGAACGGGCTCGCCGCCAGCCGGTCGCGTTCGATC carries:
- a CDS encoding DUF1674 domain-containing protein; translation: MADQPVPPAAPPPADPPEPPALPPEKGGRKGPEPTRYGDWENKGICSDF
- a CDS encoding DUF6968 family protein, with translation MTETPFVERRFELNGGALTVRFFTPSKAPGGEFQCHYFIGWPGREVRRYACGEDGLQALMLALRTVHSDLVHSDAYKAGHLTWCDQADLDLPPTWGVGPLYDQPPQP
- a CDS encoding aminotransferase gives rise to the protein MSVLIAPKTTVFEATSAACRASGAINLGQGFPDGCGPLAVREAAARAVIDGPHHYPPMAGLPELRVAVADHYARHLGLAIEPMDGVTVTSGATEALACAIFALVEPGDAVVIIEPAYDAYAPLVRRAGGVVRAIEVRPPDWRIDRQELARAAEGARLLIVNDPVNPCGTRLHADDRAALADAVLANDAWLLCDEVWEWVLDPGVAHASMLADARLAARTVKVGSAGKIFALTGWKVGWLCAAPALGARLRAVHQFLTFTTPPSLQMAVARGLADDAGWLAAMRAEIAGRRARLAAGLREAGYAVLPSDATWFLNVDLAASGVAMDDAAFNARLIADHGVAGIPVSAFYENDGPRHILRLCHAKAAATLDAAVARLGAALRAVT